One window of the Caminibacter pacificus genome contains the following:
- the xseB gene encoding exodeoxyribonuclease VII small subunit — MQDFEKKLEEAKKLLEKLNDPEITLHEAMETYKKGIKLLEEATKMIEEAKLQFQEIK, encoded by the coding sequence ATGCAAGATTTTGAAAAAAAACTTGAAGAAGCTAAAAAACTTCTTGAAAAATTAAACGACCCTGAAATTACGCTTCATGAAGCAATGGAGACATACAAAAAGGGTATCAAGCTTTTAGAAGAAGCGACTAAAATGATAGAAGAAGCCAAACTTCAATTTCAAGAGATAAAATGA
- a CDS encoding GGDEF domain-containing protein — translation MEELIKEIANKTMQDLEKAKKPPYPLYYRDVFNAIANEKGILNQLNPKLLCIAPTLDEIILAKTSETISEISIHTKDIKNDSREIIDEVNVADADEIKEMVIKFSANLIEKVNQMEERIQELQSELDKAYKELLIDPLTKVYNRKALEKDLGEILEKGKDRNLDLVIAIVDIDNFKMVNDKYGHLVGDFVLIKLADTMKSLIRKSDKIYRYGGDEFIIVFNRSTLENAEKSIERIIYKIYRTTLKYKENYIKITISAGITQHRAGDTIESMIKRADEALYKAKVEKNGYKIL, via the coding sequence ATGGAAGAATTGATTAAAGAAATAGCAAATAAAACTATGCAAGACTTGGAAAAGGCTAAAAAACCGCCTTATCCTTTATATTACAGGGACGTTTTTAATGCGATTGCAAACGAAAAAGGAATACTTAATCAACTAAATCCTAAACTTTTGTGTATAGCTCCGACTCTTGATGAGATAATACTTGCGAAAACTTCGGAAACTATCAGTGAAATATCTATTCATACCAAAGATATAAAAAACGATTCAAGAGAGATAATAGACGAAGTAAACGTTGCCGATGCTGATGAAATAAAAGAGATGGTTATTAAATTTTCCGCCAACTTGATAGAAAAAGTTAATCAAATGGAAGAGAGAATTCAAGAACTTCAAAGCGAGCTTGATAAAGCTTATAAAGAGCTTTTGATTGACCCTTTGACAAAAGTATATAACAGAAAAGCGCTCGAAAAAGACTTAGGTGAAATTTTAGAAAAAGGAAAAGATAGAAACCTTGATTTGGTGATAGCTATCGTAGATATAGATAATTTCAAAATGGTAAACGATAAATACGGACATTTGGTGGGAGATTTCGTTTTAATCAAGCTTGCCGATACGATGAAAAGTTTAATTAGAAAAAGTGACAAAATCTACAGATACGGGGGTGATGAATTTATAATCGTATTTAATCGTTCAACTCTTGAAAACGCCGAAAAAAGTATTGAGAGAATTATTTACAAAATTTACCGCACAACCTTAAAATATAAAGAAAATTATATTAAAATTACGATATCTGCCGGAATCACTCAACACAGAGCCGGTGACACAATCGAGTCAATGATAAAAAGAGCCGATGAGGCGCTATATAAAGCGAAGGTGGAAAAAAACGGCTATAAAATTTTGTAA
- a CDS encoding dehypoxanthine futalosine cyclase, whose protein sequence is MRLSKKDAINLIENKDLRTLGEMALAKKRELHPKKITTFIVDRNINYTNICWVDCKFCAFYRHKKDKDAYILSFEEIDKKIDELLEIGGTQILFQGGVHPNLKIDYYENLVEHIHKKYPQITIHGFSAPEIDYIAKVSKISIKEVLERLQEKGLSSIPGAGAEILSDRVRDIIAPKKIDSKRWIEIHKTAHEIGMKTTATMMFGTVETVEEVVEHWNMIRELQDQTGGFRAFIMWSFQPYNTQLMKEGIVTHKTSSNRYLRYLAVARLFLDNFKNIQSSWVTQGSYIGQMALLYGANDLGSTMMEENVVRSAGAQNRMNQEEMIRLIKDVGEIPAKRNTAYEILEIFD, encoded by the coding sequence TTGAGGCTTTCTAAAAAAGATGCAATAAATTTAATTGAAAACAAAGATTTAAGAACGCTCGGAGAAATGGCTCTTGCGAAAAAAAGAGAACTTCACCCTAAAAAAATCACAACTTTTATAGTAGATAGAAACATAAACTATACCAATATATGCTGGGTGGATTGTAAATTCTGCGCTTTTTACAGACACAAAAAAGACAAAGACGCTTATATTCTTAGTTTCGAAGAAATAGACAAAAAAATAGACGAACTGCTTGAAATCGGAGGTACTCAGATTCTTTTTCAAGGGGGCGTTCATCCGAATTTGAAAATAGACTATTACGAAAATCTTGTAGAGCATATCCATAAAAAATATCCTCAAATTACAATTCACGGATTCAGTGCACCGGAAATCGATTATATAGCAAAAGTATCGAAAATTTCGATAAAAGAAGTACTTGAGAGATTACAAGAAAAAGGTCTAAGCTCAATCCCCGGAGCCGGAGCCGAAATACTTAGTGATAGAGTAAGAGACATTATCGCTCCTAAAAAAATAGACTCCAAAAGATGGATAGAAATACATAAAACAGCACACGAAATAGGAATGAAAACGACAGCTACTATGATGTTCGGAACTGTAGAGACGGTTGAAGAAGTTGTGGAGCATTGGAATATGATTAGAGAGCTTCAAGACCAAACCGGAGGATTTAGAGCTTTTATAATGTGGTCTTTTCAGCCGTATAACACTCAGCTTATGAAAGAAGGAATAGTAACCCATAAAACTTCTTCGAACAGATATTTAAGATATTTGGCCGTAGCAAGGCTATTTCTTGATAATTTCAAAAATATTCAAAGCTCATGGGTAACACAAGGCAGCTACATAGGACAAATGGCTCTTCTTTACGGTGCAAACGATTTGGGCTCTACGATGATGGAAGAAAACGTAGTCAGAAGTGCCGGCGCACAAAACAGAATGAATCAAGAAGAGATGATAAGATTAATCAAAGACGTAGGAGAAATTCCGGCTAAAAGAAATACGGCTTATGAGATATTGGAAATTTTCGATTAA
- a CDS encoding CvpA family protein has protein sequence MSIFDAVIIGITLILAIKGFFNGFIKEIAGLVGIVGGLILASKFYHQVGVYINQNLFAIPNKSAIDLVGFIAVFVGFWLFAVFVGFLLAKILKLSALGVFDRILGFVFSGAKFFVLIAVIIALLYQVKFVREKMHEYTQKSLVYPVLLKVGEKIINISPQDLEKVSKNVKIPIK, from the coding sequence ATGAGTATTTTTGATGCGGTAATTATCGGTATTACGCTTATTCTGGCGATTAAAGGTTTTTTTAACGGTTTTATAAAAGAAATAGCTGGACTTGTCGGAATTGTCGGCGGGCTTATTTTGGCAAGCAAGTTTTATCATCAAGTGGGAGTTTATATTAATCAAAACCTTTTTGCTATTCCGAACAAATCAGCAATAGATTTGGTAGGTTTTATCGCAGTATTCGTCGGTTTTTGGTTGTTTGCCGTATTTGTTGGATTTTTGCTTGCTAAAATCTTAAAATTAAGTGCTCTTGGCGTGTTTGATAGAATCTTGGGATTTGTTTTTTCGGGAGCTAAATTTTTCGTTTTGATAGCGGTGATAATCGCGCTTTTATATCAAGTGAAATTCGTACGCGAAAAAATGCATGAATATACTCAAAAAAGTCTTGTTTATCCCGTGCTTTTAAAAGTGGGAGAAAAGATTATAAATATTAGCCCTCAAGATTTAGAAAAAGTCTCTAAAAATGTTAAAATTCCAATAAAGTAA
- a CDS encoding O-acetylhomoserine aminocarboxypropyltransferase/cysteine synthase family protein yields the protein MKDATIALHYGYEKDAQKTMNVPIYMTTAYEYQDTDHAARLFALEEEGNIYTRIGNPTTRVFERRISALERGIDALAVASGMGAIFYSISNLVRAGDNIIISQKLYGGSITLSTQTLKQFGVSAKYFDPQKPEELIELIDEKTKLILFESIANPALTVPDFEGIVKIANEKGVVTICDNTMATPYGVKPIELGVDVVVHSASKYIVGNGSAIAGCLVEAKHLKEKLKSKRYPQFNEPDESYHGLVYTQKFENPFIARARLALLRDYGAVISPFNSWLLINGLETLHLRIKAHSQNALEIAKFLQKHPKVKKVNYPFLEGDENYEFAKKYLKFGGGILSFELDSYEEAKNFVKKLKIFSLVTNIADSKSLVTHPASTTHQQLSQEELKAAGVPEGLIRLSVGIEDIEDLITDIKKGLD from the coding sequence ATGAAAGACGCTACTATCGCTCTTCACTACGGCTACGAAAAAGACGCCCAAAAAACTATGAATGTTCCTATCTATATGACTACGGCATACGAATATCAAGATACCGACCATGCGGCAAGACTTTTTGCTTTGGAAGAAGAGGGAAATATCTACACAAGAATCGGAAATCCCACTACGAGAGTTTTTGAAAGAAGAATATCGGCACTTGAGAGAGGAATAGACGCTTTGGCCGTTGCAAGCGGTATGGGGGCTATATTTTATTCTATTTCCAATCTTGTAAGAGCGGGGGACAATATAATCATTTCTCAAAAACTATACGGAGGAAGTATCACTCTATCGACTCAAACGCTAAAACAATTCGGAGTAAGCGCAAAATATTTTGACCCTCAAAAACCGGAGGAATTAATAGAGCTGATAGATGAAAAGACTAAACTGATACTATTTGAAAGCATTGCAAATCCGGCTTTAACGGTGCCTGATTTCGAAGGAATAGTAAAAATAGCGAATGAAAAAGGTGTTGTTACGATATGTGATAATACAATGGCTACACCTTATGGCGTTAAGCCTATCGAGCTTGGCGTGGATGTAGTCGTACATAGTGCGAGTAAATATATTGTCGGAAACGGAAGTGCGATTGCGGGGTGTTTAGTGGAAGCTAAGCATTTAAAAGAAAAACTGAAATCAAAAAGATATCCTCAATTTAACGAACCGGACGAGAGCTATCACGGGCTTGTTTATACACAAAAATTCGAAAATCCTTTTATTGCAAGAGCGAGACTCGCACTTCTTAGAGACTACGGAGCGGTAATATCTCCTTTTAACTCCTGGCTTTTAATAAACGGACTTGAGACTCTACATTTAAGAATAAAAGCTCACTCTCAAAACGCTTTGGAAATTGCGAAATTTTTACAAAAACATCCGAAAGTAAAAAAAGTTAATTATCCGTTTTTGGAAGGTGACGAAAATTACGAATTTGCAAAAAAATATCTGAAATTCGGAGGAGGAATATTAAGCTTTGAGCTCGATAGTTACGAAGAGGCGAAAAATTTCGTAAAAAAACTAAAGATTTTTTCATTAGTGACGAATATAGCTGACAGTAAGTCTCTTGTAACGCATCCGGCAAGTACGACTCATCAACAATTAAGTCAAGAAGAGCTAAAAGCCGCCGGAGTACCAGAAGGTCTTATTAGGCTTAGTGTCGGAATTGAAGATATAGAAGATTTAATAACCGATATAAAGAAAGGACTTGATTGA
- the metX gene encoding homoserine O-acetyltransferase MetX, translating to MKISTHIAKFTKPLYLESGRILEPWQIIYETYGELNEDKSNVILITHALSGSHHAAGFYEGDRKPGWWDALIGDGKAIDTTKYFVIATNVIGSCFGSTGPMSPIYPGSNERYRLKFPVITIKDMVKAQKILLDSLGIKNLLAVVGGSMGGMQALRLAVDYPGFAKYVIPIATTYQTKPYVIAINKAMMEAVRADSEFKNGNYDPDIIKEKGLKGLAAARMIGYLNYISPATFEKKFGREYVKTDGMFELFGRFQVESYLEYNGANFPKWFDPLSYIYLLKAISLFDISRGFNSLDDAFSQIKDNLYLISFSGDTLFFPQEMRDIKKYMDKVGGKCQYYEIDSDYGHDSFLVEVDKFDFLISDILKGELDARF from the coding sequence ATGAAAATCTCTACACATATTGCAAAATTTACCAAGCCTTTATATTTGGAAAGCGGACGTATTTTAGAGCCGTGGCAGATTATTTATGAGACGTACGGAGAGCTAAACGAAGACAAAAGCAACGTAATATTAATCACTCATGCATTATCCGGCTCTCATCACGCGGCTGGTTTTTACGAAGGAGATAGGAAACCGGGCTGGTGGGATGCTTTGATTGGAGATGGGAAAGCTATAGATACCACCAAATATTTCGTAATCGCTACGAACGTAATCGGTAGTTGTTTCGGTTCAACCGGTCCTATGAGTCCGATTTATCCCGGAAGCAATGAAAGGTACAGACTTAAATTCCCGGTAATTACCATAAAAGATATGGTAAAAGCTCAAAAAATTCTTTTGGACTCTTTGGGAATCAAAAATCTTCTTGCCGTAGTAGGCGGAAGTATGGGAGGAATGCAGGCTTTAAGGCTTGCGGTTGATTATCCGGGCTTTGCAAAATACGTAATTCCTATCGCCACAACGTATCAGACGAAACCTTATGTTATCGCTATAAATAAAGCGATGATGGAAGCCGTTAGAGCCGATAGCGAATTTAAAAACGGGAATTACGACCCCGATATTATTAAAGAAAAGGGTCTAAAAGGCCTTGCCGCGGCAAGAATGATCGGATATCTGAATTATATTTCACCGGCCACTTTTGAGAAAAAATTCGGAAGAGAATATGTAAAAACTGACGGAATGTTCGAGCTATTCGGTAGATTTCAGGTTGAATCTTATCTTGAATACAACGGTGCTAATTTTCCTAAGTGGTTTGATCCTTTGAGTTATATTTATCTTTTAAAGGCAATTTCTCTTTTTGATATAAGCAGAGGCTTTAATTCGCTTGATGATGCTTTTTCGCAAATAAAAGATAACCTCTATTTAATCTCTTTTTCCGGAGATACGTTATTCTTTCCTCAGGAGATGAGAGATATCAAAAAATATATGGATAAAGTGGGCGGTAAATGCCAATATTATGAAATTGATAGCGATTACGGGCATGATAGTTTTTTGGTCGAAGTTGATAAATTCGACTTTTTAATCAGCGATATTTTAAAAGGAGAACTTGATGCAAGATTTTGA
- a CDS encoding EAL domain-containing protein: MKKNILLLSYLPIVIVFTISVAFFIFLYFAFEDNIDKELKLTQEKVINLEKRYLKKSVKDFKQTFSLFKISIYERTQDDLAEFLKYLIKHTDLHTLKLDGDDIIAGEIPQNVKFNYVIENNKFVILKHGECEYLVYFTNLGKKVYLAGINKKIIDSFVLEKIISYLDKINKNNPSYIALGKILTFTPDKNGNFGYLFYMPPNLKSKEGMILSVNKPDVKGNYFREEYFNCLKKGKSCFVSYYFENPKTGKVEKKVSYYSLLHEYNLSILKGIYESQIKQELKNKIDYVVRQFKNFFILSIVIYILVFIIFMFFFVPFINRTKSDLIKEYEGLISKLKNQYYYDELTHLPNRNKLFEDMEKFKGLIVFDIDNFSTINEIYGFEFGNEILKKVKEKFRAYKYFYRVGSDEFAIGYPHQINGFELKNVLNMSFEYNNIDINYEIGGSNIKERLFQTAEMAMKMAKKNKLKYLLYDEKIEKSQKEKFNKIQSLHHALKEKKVFPYYQCIVDKDGKICKYEALMRVEVDGKIISPFAFMDLIKEANIYHDFSKIMIEKVFEDSKKIDVPVSINLSFEDIVNREINELIFSLLEKQGGENIVFEVLESESIKNFDMVKEFIVKVKSYNAQIAIDDFGSGYSNFVNILDLNPDIIKIDASIIKNLNNEKYRKIVELIVEFAKNFNIKTVAEFVSDEEKFLILSYLGIDEYQGFYFCEPIELSL; this comes from the coding sequence TTGAAAAAAAACATACTTTTACTCTCTTACCTGCCGATTGTTATAGTTTTTACGATATCGGTAGCCTTTTTTATTTTTTTGTATTTCGCTTTTGAAGATAATATCGACAAAGAGCTAAAATTAACCCAAGAAAAAGTTATTAATCTTGAAAAAAGATATTTAAAAAAGAGCGTAAAAGATTTCAAACAGACATTTTCTTTGTTTAAAATAAGTATTTACGAAAGAACTCAAGATGATTTGGCGGAGTTTTTGAAATATCTTATAAAACATACCGATCTTCATACGTTAAAACTTGACGGAGACGATATTATTGCAGGTGAGATTCCCCAAAACGTCAAATTTAATTATGTAATTGAAAATAATAAATTCGTTATTTTAAAACACGGAGAGTGTGAATATTTGGTTTATTTTACCAATTTAGGAAAAAAAGTTTATCTTGCCGGGATTAATAAAAAGATTATTGATTCTTTCGTGCTGGAAAAAATAATTTCCTATCTTGATAAGATAAACAAAAACAACCCAAGCTACATCGCTCTTGGAAAAATATTGACTTTTACTCCTGATAAGAACGGAAATTTCGGATATCTTTTTTATATGCCGCCTAATTTAAAAAGCAAAGAGGGGATGATTTTATCTGTAAATAAACCCGATGTTAAAGGCAACTATTTTAGAGAGGAATATTTTAATTGTCTGAAAAAAGGAAAGAGCTGTTTTGTAAGTTATTATTTCGAAAATCCTAAAACCGGAAAAGTTGAAAAAAAAGTCTCTTATTATTCACTTTTGCACGAATATAATCTTTCTATTCTAAAAGGAATATACGAATCTCAAATAAAACAGGAATTAAAAAATAAAATCGATTATGTAGTTAGGCAGTTTAAAAACTTTTTCATATTATCGATTGTGATTTATATTTTGGTTTTTATAATTTTTATGTTTTTCTTCGTTCCTTTTATAAACAGAACGAAAAGCGATTTGATTAAAGAATATGAAGGGCTTATTTCCAAACTTAAAAATCAATATTATTATGATGAACTAACTCATCTGCCCAATAGAAATAAGCTTTTTGAAGATATGGAAAAATTTAAAGGTTTGATAGTTTTCGATATCGATAATTTTTCTACTATAAATGAGATTTACGGATTTGAATTCGGAAACGAAATTTTGAAAAAAGTAAAAGAAAAATTCAGAGCTTATAAATATTTTTATAGAGTGGGTAGTGACGAATTTGCGATAGGATATCCGCATCAAATAAACGGTTTTGAATTAAAAAACGTACTTAATATGTCTTTTGAATACAACAATATCGATATAAATTACGAAATAGGCGGAAGTAATATAAAAGAAAGACTCTTTCAAACTGCCGAAATGGCAATGAAAATGGCTAAAAAAAACAAACTCAAATATCTTCTTTACGACGAAAAAATAGAAAAAAGCCAAAAAGAGAAATTTAATAAAATCCAATCTCTTCATCATGCTTTAAAAGAGAAAAAAGTTTTTCCTTATTATCAATGTATTGTCGATAAAGACGGAAAAATCTGTAAATACGAAGCTTTGATGAGAGTTGAGGTCGATGGCAAAATAATCTCTCCTTTTGCATTTATGGATTTGATAAAAGAAGCGAATATCTATCACGATTTTTCAAAAATAATGATTGAAAAAGTGTTTGAAGACTCAAAAAAAATAGACGTTCCGGTATCTATTAATCTCTCTTTCGAAGATATCGTAAATAGAGAAATTAACGAGCTTATCTTTTCTCTTCTTGAAAAACAAGGAGGAGAGAATATTGTTTTTGAAGTGCTTGAGAGCGAGAGTATCAAAAATTTCGATATGGTAAAAGAGTTTATCGTAAAAGTAAAATCATACAACGCTCAAATAGCGATTGACGATTTCGGAAGCGGATATAGTAACTTTGTAAATATTTTGGATTTGAATCCGGACATTATAAAAATCGACGCTTCGATTATCAAAAACTTAAATAACGAAAAATATCGTAAAATCGTAGAGTTAATCGTAGAATTCGCAAAAAATTTCAATATAAAAACGGTTGCGGAATTTGTAAGTGACGAGGAAAAATTTTTAATTTTAAGCTATCTTGGAATTGACGAATATCAAGGATTTTATTTTTGTGAGCCTATTGAGCTTAGTTTATGA
- a CDS encoding carbon-nitrogen hydrolase family protein gives MNIAIMQSDSLPLDKAKINYFLSQARKEKAKIFVLPEYVLNRFFKELEKMPLGFIKKQTSHQVKLLKKLSEVYDMTIIAPLIMVKGDNVYKVIGKFYKNSVRYYYSQVFMPYSHWNEDKFFSKKENKPMVFSVGNIRFGVMFGFESHFDDFWEYFRDKKVDCILIPSVGTFGSHKRWFEMLKSRAFMNNMYVVRVNRVGTFEDWEFYGNSFVIDPEGECVNMLGSSEEMAISDIKKEKVKEARKEWKFLKLYKNIEF, from the coding sequence ATGAATATCGCAATAATGCAATCGGACTCTTTGCCTCTTGATAAGGCGAAAATCAACTATTTTCTTTCACAAGCAAGAAAAGAAAAGGCTAAAATTTTCGTATTGCCCGAGTATGTGTTAAACAGGTTTTTTAAAGAGCTTGAAAAAATGCCTTTAGGATTTATAAAAAAACAGACTTCTCATCAGGTTAAATTATTAAAAAAATTAAGCGAAGTGTATGATATGACGATAATCGCGCCTTTGATAATGGTAAAAGGCGATAATGTGTATAAAGTAATAGGAAAATTTTATAAAAATAGCGTCAGATATTATTACTCGCAAGTTTTTATGCCTTATTCTCATTGGAACGAAGATAAGTTTTTTTCAAAAAAAGAAAACAAGCCTATGGTTTTTAGTGTAGGAAATATAAGATTCGGTGTGATGTTCGGATTTGAAAGTCATTTTGATGATTTTTGGGAATATTTTAGGGATAAAAAAGTCGATTGTATTTTGATTCCGAGCGTCGGGACGTTCGGTTCGCACAAAAGATGGTTTGAAATGCTTAAAAGCAGGGCTTTTATGAATAATATGTATGTTGTAAGGGTCAATAGAGTCGGAACTTTTGAAGATTGGGAGTTTTACGGTAACTCTTTTGTGATAGACCCTGAGGGAGAGTGTGTTAATATGCTCGGTTCAAGCGAAGAGATGGCTATAAGTGATATAAAAAAAGAAAAAGTTAAAGAGGCGAGAAAAGAGTGGAAGTTTTTAAAACTTTATAAAAATATAGAGTTTTAA